The nucleotide sequence ATTCGCCGTGGCGGTCTTTCAGCTTATGGAAAATGGTTACGTCCAAGTTTTGGCTGATAAAGTACGAAATCAAGCTGGCCAAAGTGACCCGGAACCCCGCAGAGAAAATGGTTTCAAACGATGCCTGGTCTCCGAAGAATGGCGCTGAAGGCAAGTGAATAGCCAAATAGATGAACGCAAGCGCGCAGCATTGCGTGAAGAATCCGGCAAAAACGGTTTGGCGGGCCGCTTCTTTTCCGTAGACTTCCGCAATCGTGTCCGTAATGGGAAAAGTGAAAACATAAACGACCACTGCTGCCGGCAGCACCAGCCATTCACCAATACTAAACAATTTAACTGCCAGGATGTTTGATAAGATAAGCAGTCCGACAAATGCCCCGTTTAAGTAAAGTAACATAGCGCGCTCCCTTACCGGTTGGTGATCGTTTCCGGATACATATCGTGGTTCATCATCCGGTAAGATGCCATTTCTTCGTATTTTGTACCTGGTTTTCCGTAGTTTGTATAAGGATCGATCGACAAGCCGCCGCGCGGTGTAAACTTGCCCCAGACTTCGATATAGCGGGGTTCAAGCAATTTAATCAAATCGTTCATGATGATATTGACGACGTCTTCGTGGAAATCGCCGTGGTTGCGGAAGCTGAACAAGTACAATTTCAACGATTTGCTTTCCACCAATTTTTTGTCCGGAATAAAGCTCAAGTAAATCGTGGCGAAATCCGGCTGTCCGGTTTGCGGGCACAGGGAAGTGAATTCCGGGCAATTGAATTTTACGAAATAATCGCGTGTATGCAAATTATCGATCGCTTCCAGAATGTCCGGATCGTACTCAAATTGGTATTTCGTGTTTTGATTGCCGAGAAGCGACAAGTGGTCCAGTGTATCTTCGTTTCTTCCTGCCATAAAAAAAGGCCTCCTTCAAGTGTCCGACTTGAGAGAGGCCTATAAAAAAACGGAAAAAGAAAAAGCCAAATCGCATGTGGATTTGGCTGAATTTCGTCAATCCATAGTTTTTTATAGAGGGTGAAATGCTATGAACCTCTCCCGTTGCCGGGTTATGTAGTTAATGTTACCTCACTCATCGTAAAAGACTTTCGGTTTGCTGTCAATTCTCTTTTTAAAGAAATCATACAAATTACCGGACAGGCCACGGGAAGTTTTTGGCGCCTTACAAAAATGAATGTATCTGATTGTTTCGCAGATTTTCCTTGCGGGTAAGTGAATTGGAAAAGCAGCGCATTAAAGGAGGAATTGCAGTTCATGGCAGAGACTCGACCAATCCCCCGTGATAAGGGCGTAGACAATACATTGGCTTTGATGACAGAAGGGTATCTATTCATACCGAACCGTACAAGGCAACTGAAGACAGATGTTTTTCAAACGCGTTTGCTTGGCCAAACGGCAGTATGCATAGCGGGCGAAGAAGCGGCGCGTGTGTTTTATGATGAAAGTAAATTTCGGCGAAGAGGAGCCGTGCCAAAGAGAGTACAGAAAACCTTAATGGGCGAAAAAGCGATCCAAACAATGGATGATGCATCTCATAAGCATCGAAAACAGCTTTTTATGTCGCTTATGACTCCCGAACGTTTGCGTCTCTTAAACATTTACGTTACAGAAGAATGGCGTTCTGCTGTCGAGCGATGGAGCACAATGGAAGAAGTTTTATTTTTTAAAGAAGTAGAAGAATTAATGATGCGGGTAGCCTGCCGTTGGGCAGGAGTTCCTCTTCGGGAAAACGAAGTAGAAATGCGTTCCCGCGATATGGGGGCGCTGATTGATTCGTTTGGGGCTGCTGGTCCAAGGCATTGGAAAGGCAGAACCGCACGCAAACAGTCGGAAGATTGGGTCGAGAAAATAGTAAAAGCGGTGCGTAAAGGAAAACTGCAAGCACCAAATGGAACGGCGCTTCAAGCCATGGCCTGGTATAAGCAGCCGAATGAAAAGAAAATGACGACTCATATGGCGGCCATTGAAGTGATTAATATTTTACGGCCGATTGTAGCGATTGGCCGCTACATTACTTTTGGTGCAATCGCTCTTCATGAACATCCCGAAACACGTGAGAAATTGGCTGCCAACCGGGGAGACTATAGCCAGTGGTTTGTCCAGGAAGTGCGCCGATATTATCCATTCGGGCCATTTACAGGGGCGAGAGTCCGTGAAAACTTTGTTTGGCAAGGGTATCACTTTAGAAAAGGGACGCTTGTGCTATTAGATATCTACGGCACGAACCATCATCCGGAATTGTGGGTCCAGCCGGAAGAATTCCGTCCGGAACGGTTCCGTGACTGGAAGGAAAGCCCCTTCAGTTTTATTCCGCAAGGTGGCGGGGAATACGATTTGGGCCATCGATGCGCAGGAGAATGGGTAACGATTGAAGCGATGAAGACCAGCCTGGAGTTCTTGGTCAGAAAAATGGAATACGATGTTCCAGATCAAGATGTCAGTTACAGCATGGCCCGAATGCCTACACTTCCGAAAAGCCGTTTTGTTATTCGAAATGTGCGGCCAGTCAGGTATTAAAGCTTTAAATTTGCCTGCCGAGCTGGTTTAGCCAGAAGGTGGGCTTTTTTCTGTCCGATGAAAGGAGACGGGAAGATGGCGATAAAACAAACGGGATGGCCGTCCAACGCCGTAGATTGGGTGAATAAAAAAATCGGCGAACAAAAAGAACTTCTCCGTATCGAACCGCTTGCGGGAGGCACTTCTTCCCATCTGTATGAAATGGACTATTCAGATGGCGGCGGTACAGAATCCTGCGTCCTCAGGCTTTTTACAAAAGCAGAATGGCTGGCGATGGAACCAGATTTGGCGGGCCATGAGGCGGCAAGTTTACTGGAAGCCGCCAAAACAGGTCTTGCCGTACCAGGACTATTGGCGTTTGATGCCAGTGGCGAACAGTGCGGCGTACCGGCCGTTTTGATGACGAAAATTGAAGGAAGCGTCGTACTGCAGCCGGACAATGAACAAGAATGGCTGGAGGGGTTGGCTGCGGTACTCGTAAAAATCCATTCGCATGAAGCTGCCAGCTTTCAGTGGGAATACTTTTCTTACAATCAGGCACTGTCTCTGGAGAGGCCAGATTGGTCAGACTATCCGGAAGAATGGTTGCGGGCCTTTTCGATTGCCCGCGAAGTCCGGCCATCCGTCGAATCTTGTTTTCTGCACCGTGATTTTCACCCGGCAAACATATTGTGGAAAGGGCAAGAAGTGAGTGGGGTAGTGGATTGGGTGAATGCGTGCAGAGGGCCTGCCGGGGTAGACGTCGGCCACTGCCGATTAAACCTGGCCCAGCTTTGCGGCATCGAAACAGCTGACCGGTTCCTTGAGGCGTATATGCGGTATGCCGATGGCTTTATTTACCGGGCTTATTGGGATATTCTCGCTTTAACCGATATTTTGGACGGACCGCCAGTGGTTTATCCGGGCTGGGAAACTTTTGGGATAACCGGACTGACAGATGGCTTAATCAGGCAGCGGCTGGATGCCTATTTGCTCAGTTTGCTTGCTCGTTTTGAGCAAGAATCTGGCTGAATACCGGAGGGCTTCTCTGGCATCAGGTTTGATTTCTCTGAAAAAGGAAATATACAGAACAAGCAAGTTTTGAGGAGGAAGCCCAATGACTGATGAACAATTAAAGCAATTAAAAAACCAATTAACGGAACAAAAAAATTCACTTGAAGACCGTGTGGAACATACCGAAGAATTTGATACGACGGAATTGTCCACTTATGACAACCATCCAGCCGATAATGCCACTGACTTGTTTGACCAGGAACGCGGCATGGCGTTGAACCGTTTTAAAGAAGACGAGCTCGAGGACACGAATGCCGCGCTGGAAGCGATAGAAAACGGCACGTATGGCAAATGTACAGTATGCGGAACGGAAATCCCATTCGAACGCTTAGAAGCGCTCCCTACAGCTTTGACATGCATTGACCACGCTCAACAGGACACCGACATGACGTCGCGTCCGCCAGAGGAAGATGTGCTGCAAAGTTCTACCAGCCAGCCAGTGGAAAAAGAAGACAGCCGGCTTCGCGATTATACGGACACTTTCCAGGATGTTGAAGACTTTGGTTCGTCCGATGGCCCGCAAGATCAGCCTGGAGAAGATAAAGACATGAAAGATTTCTACGAAGAAAAAGAATGACCATAACCCTGTGCCTGATGAGCATGGGGTTTTCTTTGGTTTAAATGCAATTGACGAAGCGGCAACTGGAGGGAACAAGAAATGAACGAGCTGGAAAAAGAAATTTTCGAACTGGAATGCAGCCATATCCGGCCCGATGTCCGGGTTTCAAAAGAGAAGCTGGGAGAAGTGCTGGATGATGATTTTTTTGAGTTCGGAAGCTCAGGAAGAGTGTGGAAACGATCTGATTACAACGAAAGCCATTCTTTGTCTCCTGATGAAATGGAGATTTCCGGCTTTAAGCTGGACGAATTGGGTCCCGCAGCCGTCCTCACTACATACCGGATTTTCAACAAGACCACGGGGGTATCTTCCATCCGAAGTTCCGTATGGAAAAAGAGGGAAACCGGGTGGAAACTGTTTTTTCATCAAGGGACGCTTTCGAAATAGGTGTTTGAGGAAAGCGAAAAGAGGCTATTAAATAACTAGGTGTTTTAACGTGAAGGAGGGATAGAGATGGATCATGCGGTAGTATTATTTGATGGGGATTGTAATTTCTGCGATTCCAGTGTGCAGTTCATCATAAACCACGACCCCGCCGGCTATTACCAGTTTGCTTCTTTGCAAAGTGACATTGGCCGTGAATTGAGAAAGAAACATGAAGTACCGGAAGACGTGGACAGCCTGGTCTTGATACAGGACGGCAAAGCGTACGTTAAATCAGAAGGTGCATTGATGATTTCCCGCCACCTGACAGGTTTGTGGAAATTGGCTTTTTACTTAAAATCTTTCCCGCGCCCGCTGCGCGATGGGGCCTACGATGTTGTAGCAAAAAACCGCTATAAGGTATTTGGCAAACTCAATAGTTGTATGTTGCCGCCGCCTCATATTCGGAAACGTTTTCTAGATAAACAATAAAAAATCCTGACGCGCTGAAGCGCATCAGGATTTTTTTGTGTGTTGGCCGGGGCTACATGGGCGCCTGCGTTTTTCCTACTGTCCAGCTGCAGCGCCTAACTCCTCGGGTCATAAGCCACTTTGGCTATGCGGCTGGAAACACGCCGCTTCGCCAAATCGTCTTATGCCTTTCGGAGCTGAACAGGCGCTTTCAATTTCCTACTCAAAATTTGAGATTCGCCAGTATTGGCTCGCGGTGCTTCGTGACATCCAGGCGAGGCCTTTGCTTTCCGCTTCATGGATTTGGAACCAGTCATCCATTTTATCATTTTTCAAGTAGACTTCATGGTTGGGTGCCTGATCGTGAAGGCCGGTGATGTCATAATGTCCGTCCCGATAAAATGTGGCAGATACGTCATAGTCGATATTCGGTGAAGTCGTTAATGGATTGCCAACGCTATGAGTCAAGTTAACCATCACGTTACGGTCGTCTTCTTTTGCTTTTTCCAATTGAATGCCTTCAGAAGAAGCGACATCCGCTTTCCGGAATTTTTTCCGCCAATCATACGCAATGCTAGGGCCGACGTCTTTTTGGAATTCCAAAGTGGTCTCTTCATTTCCCAATTGCAGTGAAAAGTTTACTTGCGTGCGATAATGAGAAGATTCAGGAGTGAATGTCCGATTGTCTCCGGCAAAATAGCGGTTGGGCGACAGCAGATTCGGATTGGCTAAATATTCGTCGGGAAGGAAAGTGGTATAGCGCAAATCCCAAGTACGTTTGAATTCCGATACATTGACTTGAGGAGCATCGGCGAGCAGCTGCTCCAATGGCGCTATTTTTTTGGCAATCCAAAACTTTTCCATCGCAGCCTCTTGCTGAGACGACTTAATGTTGAGCAAGCCGAAAATACGGGCAGCAACAGATTTTTCTTCACTGAAGCCGGTTTCGGATCGTTCCAATGGACGTTCCGCACGGATCCAATAAGAGTATTCCCGGTCCATTTCAACATCAAAATCAGTAAATTGGGTTTTTTGGGTAGTTTCCATCGGTTCACCGTCACGGTAAATTTCATATTCATCAATTCCGTCGATGGCTCCCCATGCCAAAATGATCTTCGATTCCGAGACGATCGTTGTAATGGCAATTTGCTGCAAATAATTGACGGTGTCTTCTGAGTGGTCTTCCGTGCTGGTTTGCATTTTGATCCGCTCTTTCACTTCGCCGTCGTTGCCAAGGCGTTCAATCGTATACGTATACAATTCGCCAATTTGCAGATTTTCATCCTTTAAACTGTTTTCGTTGCCGGTATAGATGGTATCTGCATCTCTTTTGACGACACATGTATCTCCCGTATCCGACCATTCAAAGTAAATTACCGTATCTGTCTGCTGCAGTAAGTCAATTTCCAGGTGCTTCGCAACCATTCCACCATCTCCTTACAAAGGTTATAGTAAAGCTATACCCTATTCTGGAAATTCCTGAACCCCGGGTGGCTATTCCTCCATTTTGTCACATAAATAACATGATAAATCTGCAAATATAATTGTATGATTAAGGAAATGAATGCAAGAGAGTAGATTTGCAAAGCCATACAACAAATAGTATGTTAAAGAAAGATGATTAGCGACGAATCAGAAAGAGAAAACGAGACGGGGAGGTTATGGGAATGTCTTTAAAGGAAACAAAAAAAGCAGGAAGTTTTAAAAATTTTGATGACGCTGCTGAACATATTCTTCATCTGTTAAGCAAACAATTAAAGATCAACACTTTATTTATTGCCAAAAATGATGGGCAGACGAATGAAATTGTCAAAGCGTTAAATACAAAAGAGGAATTGGTGACTGCAGGCAGTGCCTCTCCTTTGGGCCAGACTTTCTGCAGTTTGAGCATCAACCACGGCCAAGAACCCTTGATTATTGAAGATATTTCCCGCAACGATTTATCAAACAAATTAGATATTGCTCCCCGTTTTGGCAACGGTTCGTTTATTGGCATCCCAATTCTTTATGAATGCGGTGAAGTGTACGGAACGATTTGTGGCATTGACCAAGTGCCTTTTGAATTTAAGGAAGAACACGAAGAGGCATTTGCGACAATGTCTTCGTTGCTGACTTATGTTTTGGAGCTTGCCAAGGCAAACGAGCAAATCGAATCGCTTTCTTCTCCGCTTGTTCCAGTGACGCGGGGAGTTTCGATTCTGCCTGTGATTGGCGAAGTGACAGCGGGCCGGGCACAAACAATTATCAATCATGTTTTGGAAAAGTGCGGCGAAGCCGAATTGGACTATTTGATCATTGATGTCTCCGGTGTTTCCCAAATCAATTCAGCCGTAGGCGAGTATTTGCTGAAACTTGTCAGTGTCTTAAAAATAATTGGCATTACACCAGTCGTTACGGGCATACAGCCTTTTATGGCGCTGAAAGTTCCGTATTTCGCCCAAGCGTTAAAAGGTGTCATGATCCAGGCAAATCTTGAAATGGCGTTAAAAGAACTTGGATTTGTGTTAATAAAAGAATGCAAGGAAAAATCGAGCCGATGAGAAATCCGGCTCGATTTTTTAATGTTCCTTATCAAAAAAGACATGCCTTAAATTCCAAGTATCGCCGATTTCCAGCAGCCCAAATGAATATTGAGACTGTTTCCGCTTGTCTGTAGGAGAGCCGGGATTGAAAAGCGTAATTCCATCCACTTCCCGCATCACCGGGATATGGGAATGGCCAAAAACGATGATCTCCACCTCTTCGTCGGCAAAAGCCTCAAAAGCACGCTGTTCTGTCGTTTTTCGGCTTCCATCGCCATGGATGACCCCGACCTTCAAATCACCGAAAGCAAAAATCTTTTTCTTTCCGAAACGGTCAGCTACTTCCCAAGGGTCGACGTTTCCGGTAACGCCATCTGTTTTTGTATATGCAGCCAATTCATAATACACATCAAGCGTCTGCCAGTCGCCGGCATGAATAATGAAATCCGCGGACTGGCATTCCTCGACCAAACGCTGAGGGAGCTTTTTCGCCCGGACCGGGATATGGGTATCCGACAAAATCACGATTTTTTGCATAGGTACGCCTCCATTCATCAACTTTCTTCCACTGTAACAAAATTTCCTGAAGGCGTCCTATTTTAATGAAACGGCCTATTGGCCAACAGGGTTACTCAACCGAAAAACGGGGATAATAAATGAAAGCAAGTTTTAAATCTGCGGGAAAGAGGAGGGAGAACATGGACCAGGAACGCAAAATCACGTGTTACATCGCGACCAGTCTGGACGGCTATATCGCCACGAAAGACGATTCGCTCGATTGGCTTTTTAAAGTAGAGATGGAAGGAGATGCCGGCTATGCCGAATACATGGAAACCATCGACACGGTAGTGATGGGGCGGCGCACATACGATTGGATCATGGAAATGGAAAAGGGGAAAGCTCCTTATCCTGAGAAAAAATCTTATGTGTTTTCAAAGTCGAAAAGCGGCCAAGAAGGTCACGTCATTTTTACCAATGAAGACGTGGCGTCTTTTGTGCAAAGAGAAAGAGCCTTGCCGGGAAAAGACATTTGGGTAGTCGGAGGAAGCGCACTTCTCCACGATTTTCTAAAGGAAAAGCTGATCGACGAATTTATTATTTCGATTGCGCCTACATTGATTGGACAAGGCATTCCTCTTTTTCAGGAATTGGACTTTGAACTGGAATTCACCTTAAAAACTGTCCGGCCATCCGGCCAGTTTGCACAGCTGCATTTAATCCGCAAATGAAAGGAAGAAATATACACGGCTATATTAAACCGTGAACCGGTCGTCAAAGCAGAAATGAATATTGCCGATAAAGCGCTAGGGGTCCAAGTCAATCTATGATTTACTCCAAGGGCCGCTAAATGGTCCTTTTTCTTTTTCAGCTATCCCTTATTGGTTAAACAGAATGGCCCTGGCTTTGGCTACTACATGGTCCTGGTCATCGTGGATGATGCAGTCTGCATGCGTAATGTTGCGCCCCTCTTTTACAGCAAAAGCACGGGCAGTTAAAAACTCGGATTTTGCTCCTTTAAGGAAAGTGACATTTAAATCGACGGTCACCACTTTTTGCTTGCCGTCTACATCAGGTGCTACCGTATTGCAGAGTGCGACATCAGCGAGTGTAGCAATAACGCCGCCGTGAATCACCCCTACACTGTTAACGAATAGAGGTTGGATAGGCAATGTTACTTTTACACTGTTTTCACTTATCCGTTCGTATGACATATCTAAAAATTCATCAAAAGGCTGTCGGATGAACATCGCAATTCCTCCCCAAAATAACATGATTTTTTACTCTATTCGCCAATCCATCACTTGAACCCTTTTTCCCAGCTTCTTTTAGGTGAAATCCCGCAAAGAAATGACATTTATTATGTAATTTTATTCCATTAAATCATTATGCAAGACTTTAGTACTTTTATTAATTGGAAATTAAGTAGGTATGAAGGGTTTAATTTTCTAATCTCACCCTATATACTGGGGAAAGGAATTGTTTTTTTACAATTCCAGATACAGGAAGGAGAGAAAGCATGAAAAGTCTTAAAACTTTAGCATTCGGTTTGTTTGTAGTTCTGTTCCTGAGTTTTTCCCAGACAGAAGCAGAAGCGCATTCTCCAGATCTTCACTCGGGCTCTACGGGTCAGGCAGTAACTGAACTGCAGACAAAACTGAAAAAACTCGGTTACTTCCATGTTGCCCCAACAGGTTATTATGGTTCGATTACAGAAACGGCAGTAAGCCAGTTCCAGCGTGATTTCGGCGTCCCAGCAACAGGTTACACGGGAACTTTGACTCGAAATAAATTGGAGCAAGTAGATATGATGGCACACGTAGTGCATGGAGAAGCAAGAGGCGAGGTTCATAAAGGAAAAGTGGCTGTAGCAGCCGTGATTCTGAATCGCATCAATTCCGGCCACTTCCCTAACAGTACATACGATGTCATTTTCCAGCGCAATGCATTCACCGCAGTTAATGACGGACAGTACTGGTTAACGCCGGACGCTTCCGCTTACCAGGCAGTGCGTGACGCTTATCAGGGATGGGATCCAAGTGCCGGCGCCACGTATTATTACAATCCAGCAGGCGTAACGAATAACTGGATTTTCTCACGGACCGTCATTACAAAAATCGGCAAGCATTATTTCGCGAAGTAAACGAAAAGCCCTGGAGTTTTCTCCAGGGCTTTTACTATTCCAAACAAAAGATATGCAGGTCCGCTCCTTCGTTTATAATGAAGGGGAAGCAAACGAAAGGCGGAATGAAAATGGCTGAATTACTTAACAACGAATTGCCACCCAAAACATGCAGCATCGAGAAATTGGTGACGAATAAAAAAGATGTGGCAAAAGTGCTGGCCGGCAACAAAACGGCTACTCGGCGGAATGGCCGCTATGCGGATATCGGCGAAGTGATGGTGCTGGAAGGAAGCGAATTTGTGGTAGAACGCGTCTATGCACAAACGCTGGGTGAATTGACGGACGAACATGCACGCCAGGAAGGATACGGCAGTGTGGAGGAATACAAACAATCCATCCTTAAATTTCATCCAGGCATGCCTTGGCTTCCACAAATGTCCGTATGGGTCCATGAGTTTGCACCGGTTGTGAACTAAACGATGTATACAGTGGT is from Planococcus liqunii and encodes:
- a CDS encoding queuosine precursor transporter, which codes for MLLYLNGAFVGLLILSNILAVKLFSIGEWLVLPAAVVVYVFTFPITDTIAEVYGKEAARQTVFAGFFTQCCALAFIYLAIHLPSAPFFGDQASFETIFSAGFRVTLASLISYFISQNLDVTIFHKLKDRHGESKLWLRNNASTMVSQLVDTTIFIAIAFYGTMPTAALVAMIFTQYAFKWLAAACDTPLVYLLVKLCRRSESSSVRVYG
- the queF gene encoding preQ(1) synthase is translated as MAGRNEDTLDHLSLLGNQNTKYQFEYDPDILEAIDNLHTRDYFVKFNCPEFTSLCPQTGQPDFATIYLSFIPDKKLVESKSLKLYLFSFRNHGDFHEDVVNIIMNDLIKLLEPRYIEVWGKFTPRGGLSIDPYTNYGKPGTKYEEMASYRMMNHDMYPETITNR
- a CDS encoding cytochrome P450, producing the protein MAETRPIPRDKGVDNTLALMTEGYLFIPNRTRQLKTDVFQTRLLGQTAVCIAGEEAARVFYDESKFRRRGAVPKRVQKTLMGEKAIQTMDDASHKHRKQLFMSLMTPERLRLLNIYVTEEWRSAVERWSTMEEVLFFKEVEELMMRVACRWAGVPLRENEVEMRSRDMGALIDSFGAAGPRHWKGRTARKQSEDWVEKIVKAVRKGKLQAPNGTALQAMAWYKQPNEKKMTTHMAAIEVINILRPIVAIGRYITFGAIALHEHPETREKLAANRGDYSQWFVQEVRRYYPFGPFTGARVRENFVWQGYHFRKGTLVLLDIYGTNHHPELWVQPEEFRPERFRDWKESPFSFIPQGGGEYDLGHRCAGEWVTIEAMKTSLEFLVRKMEYDVPDQDVSYSMARMPTLPKSRFVIRNVRPVRY
- a CDS encoding phosphotransferase family protein, with protein sequence MAIKQTGWPSNAVDWVNKKIGEQKELLRIEPLAGGTSSHLYEMDYSDGGGTESCVLRLFTKAEWLAMEPDLAGHEAASLLEAAKTGLAVPGLLAFDASGEQCGVPAVLMTKIEGSVVLQPDNEQEWLEGLAAVLVKIHSHEAASFQWEYFSYNQALSLERPDWSDYPEEWLRAFSIAREVRPSVESCFLHRDFHPANILWKGQEVSGVVDWVNACRGPAGVDVGHCRLNLAQLCGIETADRFLEAYMRYADGFIYRAYWDILALTDILDGPPVVYPGWETFGITGLTDGLIRQRLDAYLLSLLARFEQESG
- a CDS encoding TraR/DksA C4-type zinc finger protein, producing the protein MTDEQLKQLKNQLTEQKNSLEDRVEHTEEFDTTELSTYDNHPADNATDLFDQERGMALNRFKEDELEDTNAALEAIENGTYGKCTVCGTEIPFERLEALPTALTCIDHAQQDTDMTSRPPEEDVLQSSTSQPVEKEDSRLRDYTDTFQDVEDFGSSDGPQDQPGEDKDMKDFYEEKE
- a CDS encoding DUF4440 domain-containing protein, whose translation is MNELEKEIFELECSHIRPDVRVSKEKLGEVLDDDFFEFGSSGRVWKRSDYNESHSLSPDEMEISGFKLDELGPAAVLTTYRIFNKTTGVSSIRSSVWKKRETGWKLFFHQGTLSK
- a CDS encoding thiol-disulfide oxidoreductase DCC family protein — translated: MDHAVVLFDGDCNFCDSSVQFIINHDPAGYYQFASLQSDIGRELRKKHEVPEDVDSLVLIQDGKAYVKSEGALMISRHLTGLWKLAFYLKSFPRPLRDGAYDVVAKNRYKVFGKLNSCMLPPPHIRKRFLDKQ
- a CDS encoding DUF3238 domain-containing protein — translated: MVAKHLEIDLLQQTDTVIYFEWSDTGDTCVVKRDADTIYTGNENSLKDENLQIGELYTYTIERLGNDGEVKERIKMQTSTEDHSEDTVNYLQQIAITTIVSESKIILAWGAIDGIDEYEIYRDGEPMETTQKTQFTDFDVEMDREYSYWIRAERPLERSETGFSEEKSVAARIFGLLNIKSSQQEAAMEKFWIAKKIAPLEQLLADAPQVNVSEFKRTWDLRYTTFLPDEYLANPNLLSPNRYFAGDNRTFTPESSHYRTQVNFSLQLGNEETTLEFQKDVGPSIAYDWRKKFRKADVASSEGIQLEKAKEDDRNVMVNLTHSVGNPLTTSPNIDYDVSATFYRDGHYDITGLHDQAPNHEVYLKNDKMDDWFQIHEAESKGLAWMSRSTASQYWRISNFE
- a CDS encoding STAS domain-containing protein; its protein translation is MSLKETKKAGSFKNFDDAAEHILHLLSKQLKINTLFIAKNDGQTNEIVKALNTKEELVTAGSASPLGQTFCSLSINHGQEPLIIEDISRNDLSNKLDIAPRFGNGSFIGIPILYECGEVYGTICGIDQVPFEFKEEHEEAFATMSSLLTYVLELAKANEQIESLSSPLVPVTRGVSILPVIGEVTAGRAQTIINHVLEKCGEAELDYLIIDVSGVSQINSAVGEYLLKLVSVLKIIGITPVVTGIQPFMALKVPYFAQALKGVMIQANLEMALKELGFVLIKECKEKSSR
- a CDS encoding metallophosphoesterase family protein, coding for MQKIVILSDTHIPVRAKKLPQRLVEECQSADFIIHAGDWQTLDVYYELAAYTKTDGVTGNVDPWEVADRFGKKKIFAFGDLKVGVIHGDGSRKTTEQRAFEAFADEEVEIIVFGHSHIPVMREVDGITLFNPGSPTDKRKQSQYSFGLLEIGDTWNLRHVFFDKEH
- a CDS encoding dihydrofolate reductase family protein — translated: MDQERKITCYIATSLDGYIATKDDSLDWLFKVEMEGDAGYAEYMETIDTVVMGRRTYDWIMEMEKGKAPYPEKKSYVFSKSKSGQEGHVIFTNEDVASFVQRERALPGKDIWVVGGSALLHDFLKEKLIDEFIISIAPTLIGQGIPLFQELDFELEFTLKTVRPSGQFAQLHLIRK
- a CDS encoding PaaI family thioesterase; its protein translation is MFIRQPFDEFLDMSYERISENSVKVTLPIQPLFVNSVGVIHGGVIATLADVALCNTVAPDVDGKQKVVTVDLNVTFLKGAKSEFLTARAFAVKEGRNITHADCIIHDDQDHVVAKARAILFNQ
- a CDS encoding cell wall hydrolase; its protein translation is MKSLKTLAFGLFVVLFLSFSQTEAEAHSPDLHSGSTGQAVTELQTKLKKLGYFHVAPTGYYGSITETAVSQFQRDFGVPATGYTGTLTRNKLEQVDMMAHVVHGEARGEVHKGKVAVAAVILNRINSGHFPNSTYDVIFQRNAFTAVNDGQYWLTPDASAYQAVRDAYQGWDPSAGATYYYNPAGVTNNWIFSRTVITKIGKHYFAK
- a CDS encoding ASCH domain-containing protein, translated to MAELLNNELPPKTCSIEKLVTNKKDVAKVLAGNKTATRRNGRYADIGEVMVLEGSEFVVERVYAQTLGELTDEHARQEGYGSVEEYKQSILKFHPGMPWLPQMSVWVHEFAPVVN